One Candidatus Neomarinimicrobiota bacterium genomic window, AAAAAGCCCAGTCCTACATGCGGGAAGAAATGGCGGCAACAGCAGAAGCCAAAGGACGGAATCCGGATATTGCCATGGCCATGGTGGATGAGACCCTGGATATTGACACTTTGATCACTAAAGGGGGAGATACTCTTTTCATTGATGATATCGAAGGAGCCACTTCTGGAAAATTGTTAACGCTGAGAACATCCACAGCCCTGAAATATGGCATGATGGACTACCAGATGGATTCACTAGATGAGATTTTGGAACATTTTGGATATAAACAGCACGATATTGTTCAAGTTGAACCAACCTGGTCTGAGGTGATCGTTCGTTTTCTGACTGACCCAATTGTCAGCTCATTGCTCATGACCCTGGGATTTCTGGGTCTGATCTTTGAGATTCAGAGTCCTGGCTGGGGCATTCCTGGTAGTGTTGGTTTGTTAGCTTTATTTCTATTTTTCTCTACCTCAATGATTGCAAATCTGGCCAGCATGGCAGAAATGATATTTTTACTCGGCGGTATTATTCTACTGGGAGTGGAAGCGTTTGTAATTCCTGGGTTTGGACTGGTAGGCATTGCAGGGATCATATTAATGATCTACGCCATGTTCACCATGCTATTGCCGGCTGCCCCTACAGGTGCAGATATTACTGCAGCACTCTGGGGGTTGACTATTGCCATCATTGGCGGCTTATTTGGTTTGGGTTTGATGGTCAAGCGCATGCTGAAAACAAAAGCTTGGCAGAAGATCAGTCTCAGGGAATCAGAGACGGTTGCTGCGGGTTACAGCGGGAGTCTGGGTCTGGAAAGTTATGTTGGAAAAACCGGAAAAGCACTGACTTCACTTCGTCCTGCAGGTACTGCTCTGGTTGAAGGGACAAGAATGGATGTGGTCACATTGGGTGATTTCATCGAGAAAGACACTGAGATCACCATCGTTCGTATCGATGGCAACCGTATTGTTGTAGATAAGAAGTAAATAACTATAAATC contains:
- a CDS encoding NfeD family protein; this encodes MRRKLLLLLLPIIIFPQVYVLEVKGTIDMGLAYFFERQIPQLNQAGGEAIILDIDTFGGRVDAATMMKNALLNSDIQTIAFVNTKAISAGSLITLACDTIIMRSGATMGATTVVDVKSQKAGEKAQSYMREEMAATAEAKGRNPDIAMAMVDETLDIDTLITKGGDTLFIDDIEGATSGKLLTLRTSTALKYGMMDYQMDSLDEILEHFGYKQHDIVQVEPTWSEVIVRFLTDPIVSSLLMTLGFLGLIFEIQSPGWGIPGSVGLLALFLFFSTSMIANLASMAEMIFLLGGIILLGVEAFVIPGFGLVGIAGIILMIYAMFTMLLPAAPTGADITAALWGLTIAIIGGLFGLGLMVKRMLKTKAWQKISLRESETVAAGYSGSLGLESYVGKTGKALTSLRPAGTALVEGTRMDVVTLGDFIEKDTEITIVRIDGNRIVVDKK